Part of the Pomacea canaliculata isolate SZHN2017 linkage group LG11, ASM307304v1, whole genome shotgun sequence genome is shown below.
TTGATTccgattttttttcatgcagtagttacttccctttgactgTCCGACAGCTTTTCCCTTCTCTGACAACGGCGTTCTTAAGAAGACTATAATTATTGAGAATTTGAATGATGATAGATGgtagaataaatatttaatattcataatttgcATATAGTTCATATTGAActaaagaaggaaataaatttaaaaagtgaaacGAAATAAATTGATAACAAAATCAAGAAAGGTTAAGTTTAAAAtaagtcaaaacatttttaattacttttctatttaaaataaattaaaaatagtaaaataattttttctttaggtcTTTGTATTTTCCTTAATAcgtataacttaaaatataaaagtgtgaggcaTACTGTTGGAACTTGGAACCTACAGTGTACCTCATTAGCACAAATTATTGAGTTAGAATACTTCTTGTTAAATGGCTTCAGAATAATCTTTTTGCACTCTCATCACCtgtgtgtttatacatgtatattgcGCACTCTCTTAGTGATTTCCTTCTATTAAACACCAAACTGAAGCCCTTAACATGTCACTGCAGTGTTTGTGTACATTCagcattttattgcttttgctcTCGTTCTAGTggtttttgtatgtgtgtggatggatGGAAAATGTTTAGTTCAAACTTTTACAAACTTTGCACAGAAGCCTCTAACTTTTTTTGGAactatcattttcttttttatgaccAAGCCCTGTTCTTTGTTAACCATATCTATCAATAATGAAACCAGTGCCATATATTGCTGAATATATGTTCCCGGAGGACTTTGACAAAGCTTGCACAACTTAATACTGTGGTAATGAACTTTGTGACAGAAACCTGTCTCATTTCCGGCATCAGCAGAACGTCCACCTCTGTCTCTGAGAAATGGCCGCCACTTCACGCCCCATTAATAGCGAGCACAGAGACCAAGGCGCTGGTTCCAGTTGACTGAACATTCTCCTGATTGTATCATCAAGAACGGTTTGCAGCTTAAAACTGCTTTACATTAGTCTCTAGGGGTATAAGGATTTCTCCTTCAAGGTTTCCTAGCGACTGTTGAACATAGATTGCTCCCTCTAAATATcccagaaataaaaatttgatcAAGCAATTATattccagaaatatttttgtgaacagCGGATTTTCCGGCTGTCAGGCTGACTGTTGATAAGGAATGTGTGTTTCAAGGACAATCGTTTatcctttcttattttctcgCCGGTATTTTCAATCGTACATTAGTCaggagttgttgtttttttttttttttcagacaaaagaTTAACTGCACAGGTAATGGAACCTCTCTTTCTCCATACTTCCGTGGAGAAACGATCAGCGGCTGTATGCCGGGAACAAAGAGTGGTGTCTGTGTTTATTACTACAGTGTTGAAATTATGGTCCAGGTCATTCTTAGGGCATGAAAGATCTGTAGATTACAGCTTAATGTGTATCCCGGTCTTTATTGACTCGGTTATGTATTTACCTGACGAATAAGACACGACAAAGATTGTTCTACCTCTCTCGCAagcttcatgtgtgtgtgtatatatatagagagagctcTTATACCCATGATTCTTAGTGACATATGTTTGCAATGGGGCGGTTGACATGGTACTGGAGTCACTTCTGTGGATTCAGAGCTTGAATGTTTGTAATCTAGATGATGGACGGAAAAAACCGCCATTAAAACGTCTTTCCGTTTGCCCAATGATTAGCCAGGTTTTTGTCattgtcctttttttcgttgtttttccTCGGTCCATTGAACACACTTTTCtggtgaagaaaaaaagtaacaaaaaaaatcagacattaaATATCGGGTATAAActaatattacttttttctctctctcggaTTTACATTGTTCGTTCCGGTCATTGTGACTCTCCCAGACaggagggaagagaaaagaatatCGTTTATCTcgtcccccccacacacacacactccttgcCCTTATCCTCCCTTCGGTGATACATCGAGCCAACTCTTATGGCGATGAGGAAGTTAACACACACAACCCATCCTCCTTCCACTTCTCTGAACCTCCTTTCGTTGAAATCGATGAACAGCTTCCAATATTATTCATTGTTCACGCACCTCCTGTACAGGCAGGCAGGTGAATGGGGACAAAATTTATCTGATTTTAAAATCTGGCTTCCTTCCCcatattacttttttctgtcaattatttttattgtctggATAAAAATCGGGTAAATTGGctcattacttttgtttaatttcttgcCTCTGAAAGCAAACACTGACACTGCAGTAGTCTCTCAATAAACCAATATTTTCGCTTTATTTCCAGTTTACATGGTGACACTTAGGTTGCTTTTGTGGTAATTCTTCAATATTAAGAATACTGAGAATTTAAGATTAAGAATATCAATATTTTgctgttgattaaaaaaagatcATGAGAATCCATCCAGGAGACACACATGGCACTGATAACTTGTGCTAAAGACTCATCTCGAGTTTACATACAGTTTACATGGTTTATGGTACACTGTCAGCATTTCACTTGTGAAACTTATGGACTCAGAGCCAACGCCACCCACAAAGTTCTTCCTTTCCTGCCAACAAAAACACTCGGCGATTGATGATGCAAAGAGATGGCGACTATTTGAGATTGGACATCATCGTCTACTTCAAAATACAACATGATGAATACTTCATCGCATGCTACCTGCGGATAATGCTTGATTTCTTCTATGGCAATCAATTTTTCTACATCACATTTGCTTTCGATttatgcagcaagaaagctaATTACTTCTCGCTCATCTTTTTCCTCTGTTACTTTCTCTATTCTGTTTTATATGTCAGGGGCTGTCAGGTTATACATATCGAAATACTAATTTTTCCCAGGGCTTCCTTTTGCGTCTCTCAAAATGGGAATATGTATTTAGAACTTTCAGTGGCATAAGAGGAAATAACAGTACTTCCTACTAATTTAGTAACCTAACCGACTAGCAACAAGGAGCTATCAAACAGGAAATAATTGAGGACAtcgacagataaaaaaaaaactcgtctcAGACAACTGCAAAATACGAAcagatgaaaatgtttgttgtgcTAGTGGAATAAAAAAAGAGGCTTTCAGGTATCGAGAAAGATCTTTCTTGGTGCCAATCACTACAAAGATACATCCATGGCTCACCACAGGTTGATTGAAAACCCATCGCCTCTAAAAAGCCCTCGCTCTACAAGCGTAAGTTGCGAAGCCATTATGTCACGTGCCTTTCACAGATGAAGGCACGCGTGTGATTGCAGGATAAATCGTTCCATGTTCCACTATTTAGCTCCATGCAGCCTTCTGTTCCCATAGAATTGGATGGATTCTCACTGGCCCAGAAGGTGTCAGGGCCGTTGATGCTCACTAGCGCGCCGGTCAGCCAGGTCAAAGGGTCAGTGAGGGCGCTCCACTGTGACCTGGTGCCATCCACAACTCCTGGCCGTACACCGCcaatgaaatatgaaaagatGTTACTGTCTGCAACAGAAGTATGTACAAAGAACCAGCAGTCAGCAGGTCGTTGCAGCTTTGGTTGCATGTCTGGGTCCAAAAGATAACATTAGACGAGTGTAAAGAAGTAACATGAGGCAAAGACAAAAACTGACAGGGCAACAAAGTAtatagtgaaataaaataatgtaaacatggTAAAAGAGTCATTGATAAAATAATAGACACAGGGGAAGAAATGGaataagataaagaaaaaataaacacattagacgaggatacaaaaaataaaattctaaacagagacatttaaaacagaaattaagaaatCATTGGACAGGAAGAAGACATTTTACAGAGAGAAAACAGTTATATTAAGCGAAATAAACAAATCGCGGTAGacaaagacgaagaaaaaaacatgaagaagaaaaacgaataacagaaaaaaaacagattaaGCAGCATCACATACAAttagacaaataaagaaaattaaggaaaaGAAATCCTTTGGGACAGGGGTAATAAACTACATTAGACAGAGATGAGGAAATGGCAAGAGGCAAAAGTACTTTGTCTATCGCTCAAGTGAAAGTATCAGAGAAAGTATTTTCGTGTAGATAACTTCAGTGCACATccacacaaagcaacaaaaaaatcttcattCTCATACAGTGAATGCGACgatgagtgagtcagtgagtccGTCAGTCAATGAACGAACGATTGTGAGTGGACTCGAAgagaacattaaacaaaaaaaatgtacattaaagtgaaaaaaaattgagataaaGAGACAAATATTTCTCGTGTACACTTGAACATGCTCACTCACATGCCTCAGCCACATAGTTTGCGACAGCCGAGTGCTTGCCAGGTGTGTCCAGAACCACGAGCTGGGAGTCGGCCCTGGAGCAGTTGCCGTAGGCGTACTGGAATACTGTACGACTGGTAGACACCTTGAAACACAGTCTTTCTTGGCGCACAAACACGTACTCTTTTGGACACCCGGCTGGAAGATTTACACAAAAAGCCTCGATTTCAATGATGAACTTTATTCCAccatatttcagaaaaaagcatttatttgtTCGTGCTAAAGTCCAACCGTCGTACTTCGGAAAAGACCAGAGATGATGAGAATTGTCATGAATATTTGTGAATGTGAATATGTTGTAGTTTCTTTGTGCATAAGATCGTAGTGACTGAGGCATGTTTCTTGAAGTATTTAACAAAGACagtagaaagatttttttctcgcTTTTCGGTTTATTATAcccttttaaaatgatttacacTGATTTGTTAAACCACAGGGTTTGGTTACAGACGTCTTCTATCTTTACtgaataaacaatttatttatttatttatttatttatttatttattcattcattcattcactcattcatttatTATCAGTTTTATCCAGATCATTCTAGAAGGATAAGCGACAATATTACAGTTTCATGGTGCTAAAGACGATGATGTTTTTAGGATGACTCCGACAACTATTGGCAGCTAAACCTAGGGACCACCTCTGAGGTATGAGCGAAATAATCATTGTTATCTTGAATCAAGCGTAGAAAAATGGtctagtttatttgtttgttttttaattttgtttgttgttttctttttgcagtagATGCCCTCTTTTTTCTGACAGTTTGAATCAGGTACAGTTTTAGTCTCTGAATGTCACCTGACATAACTTACCTGTAAAAGCCCTGTAGTATCTGGCACCTTTCGTCCCCTGGCCTCCCTGTGGCACCGCAAAGACAGTTTGGTGCAAGATGCACCCGCCAGTCgctgacagaaagaagaaggacGAGCACCAGGACATGGAGGTGCACAGAAGCCCGCAGTGGATGGCGCTTTTGTTTTGCCCGGGTGTCACCAACTGTGAGTAGCCCGTCACcctgatgatgtcatcaaaTGTCCTGTCTCGCACCCAGCTAATGTTTGTCTTGCTATAATCGGGGTTTTTTCGGAAAAAAGGTTAGCAGGTAGAGTTATACTTCTCAGAAAGAAatatgcacgcatacacacatataaactaacaaacacaaagacagccacaggaatattaaaaaatatagccTTATCATAGGAAtatcaaaataattacaaaataattaagttgGTTTGCATAGCGCTTTACTCCACAGGTTCAAAGAGCTAGATGAAAAAACACAGCTGGTCTCAAAAGCAGGGTTGGCTTTGAGTCCCGTTAGTGTAGCTActcatgttgaaaataatagCCTCATCATAGGCATGTCACAATCAGCCTCAGCAAACAAATCACCTGTCGCCCTCTAGCCCAATGAAAAGGTTTACTTACCACACCTGCACAAGCCATGGCGGAACGGTCAATAACAACACAAAGTAAAGCTTGTTGAGCATGATGAGCTCTGTTTACTCACGGTTCGTAGTTCGGTAGAgatcttattttcttttgtatcaGTTTCTCAGCACTCGCCCTAGACTTATATGAAAGCTTAGTTCATGTGTAGATCAATGAAACGTCACGACAGTTCATGTCAATCATGTGATTGCTATTATGTATAAGCTCCGCCTCATATCCTCTATACAACCTttgccctccccctcccacttatttcagtttgttgtgTGTCGTCTAGGAAACCATGCCACGATGAGAGTGCTTTTATACTTGATATGGATTTCTCTAACCTTTGCTCGTCTTCaagcttttaatattttttaaaaactccatTGTCACTGTTGAAAAATAACACCACCTGCTTATAGTTCTATGGTGCATTTTTATCTCTAATTCTCGAAATGCATTTGGACTGAAATTAATTTTGTGCTTCGTTTATAAAGTCCTCTTATTCATGGAAGAAACATTCAACCTTTCACCAAATTTACGGACATGATTTACTGCTACAATATAATTTATACacgatatatacacacacttgtCTTATTTACTCGGGTCTGCCTATCATTTGTAGTCATGGATACCCTCAAGTTTATACGAGAAAGCTATCTAAAAGGAACACatgaaaaactcacacaacagaaaaacatgtcAGGTCTTCTTTCTTCCCGTTGAATCCGCTGGCCATCAGTAAGAGTATGTTGATgacatttgtacacaaacacaaggaAGATAATGAAAATATCACAATCACAGGCTCTGAGTCACTGGTGTCCAGACTACTGTAGGGTCAAATACTCAACCCCGACACTGTCTTCCTCAGTAAGTCACTCGACACGACAGACGCATTTGACAATTaattttccattaacacatttCACAGgactaaaatttttttcctgtaatcTTTTATTTCGTATATAGTCAATTCTCAGctccacatttttatttaatgtaatgTAAACAACCAgcattttagttatttatagACTGCAAAGTGTCAttatttaatgtatattttatggatggtacattgtaataaattttcaaaGGATCCAAGTATGTTGCACTGAGTTCCCTGGTAATTTATTAGAATAAGTGCAGTTTGAACAATTTtagataaacaaaatacaaacaattaCCTTGTTGTCATATATGTGCCCAACACTGCATCTTAAATACCTaggaaaatgtatattttttcctttgaaaagcAGGGTTGCTCTACTAtatcatttatcatttatgtACAAATTTATATCtggaacaaaaacaaccaataaaattaacaagaagTGGCGCTAGACAAGAGAGGAACATGAAtctttccaaaatatatttcttgacTGTTTTTTCTAGAGTTGCTTTCAATGGATATTGGAAAAGTACATGATAAACCGAAATACATGAAACTATATCTGctattatatttacatatgtacACTATTTGTCTTACTTTTCTCCCTGCTGATATGCCTTTCGTTGTGAGAGTGATGGGTTGCAGAATGAGAAAGCCTGAAGGTTGTATGTATACAGGAAAATGAAAGTATACAGGATTGGATAATATAATTCATGATTTTAACCATTGTCATATCTTtaagagctttaaaaaaaattaattttaccgCATGCACATATAAACGAGCAATGTTATTCTTCtacttttgtgtttgtaaatgtttgtgtaaaataattgtagctgataacacaaaaataataaaattttcttcaatTACCAATAAACAAATCCACTAAAATACGATACACCgttaaatttaaagaaacaatgtttGATACTATTTATTTAGCTTGATACCCCATagtcaatatattttaagaaatttataaTGATCTTCtacatttgtgttttaaaagcacgtggtgtttataaatattttttactaatATTTGTGCTTAATTACATGTGTCATTTTTGAGAATAAACTTGAAAAGCGGCCACCCGTTAGCACAATCAGTCATCCGGTCAAAGTCCAGAACATGTGTCACACAAGACATGGTCATCACCTTCTTCCCATGGTGAAGCTTTCATCCAcagtcttcttttccttctggAGTGACTTTCCAGTTTAGGGAATAACTTTCTCGCAGACGAATGAGCAGTTGGTATCGCAAGAAACATCATTCCACTGATTTCTAAGCTGTACCATACAGCCTTCCTTTCCAAAAGAGTTGGACGGGTGTCCGAGACCCCAGCCGCTGTCGGGTCCATCTGTCGCCACCAGTTTCCCGTTGAGCCAGTACAGAAGATAGTCACTGGTCCACAATGTCCTGGAACCGTTCACTGCCCCCTCCCGTACCGCTCCTACATAGAAAGTCGCCCCGTCTGCCACAAGAAGAAAGAGTATCCACCCTGTATCTTCGAGGCTAATAAAATCTTAAGTAGCTTTCAGAACATTTCATTTGATAATTAACCTCACCATTTTATATGTATCTACATACAAGGGATATCTATCAACTTTTCCACACACAACCTTAGTTGAAGAGTGCagagaaaaaattttaaatgcttaATTGCAAACGTGTGCATTTGCTCCAGAGGTTGTTTTTAACTAAACCCCAAATTTCTGCAACATATGTCAACACTGATTTTACCTGGGAGTCAGGGGTgaacaagacagagagagagagagatttgatGTTGACAAACAGAAggagtacatatatatacatggatacatattttaaaagcaagagTTCACAGGTATTTACTCACAGGTATATGCGACATAGGTGCTGACAGCGTAGTTCTTGTCTCCAGTGTCCAACACAACAGGTCGGTCCCCGTTGTTCGTGCAAGTTTCAAACACGGTGCTGAAGTTGGTGAGAGTCGGGTAAAATTTGAAACACATTCGCAGCCTGGCCACCCACACATACCCGTCACCGACTGGACAGGTAGCTAAAAAATATATCGAAAGAACAATCAGCATTTAACTTCTTCGTTACTTGTCGTTCGAGTAAAGCGGTTTTGTGTATTTACCAGTAAACatctaaaattaattttcttttcaacgaTGGCTGCCCAGAAATAACTTACCTGTAACGGCTTTGAAGTATCTCGCACCAGGCAAGACAGTGCCTCCACTTGTGGATGGAAATATCAGGTCGTTCATGATGCACGTTCTGTTGGCAGTCAGGTAGAAGAAAGAAGCACACCTGGAGCTGGAGGTGCAGGTGGAGGCGCAGTAACGCACGTTCATGCCCTCGCCCCCGAGCTCTG
Proteins encoded:
- the LOC112575477 gene encoding uncharacterized protein LOC112575477 — its product is MLNKLYFVLLLTVPPWLVQVCKTNISWVRDRTFDDIIRVTGYSQLVTPGQNKSAIHCGLLCTSMSWCSSFFFLSATGGCILHQTVFAVPQGGQGTKGARYYRAFTAGCPKEYVFVRQERLCFKVSTSRTVFQYAYGNCSRADSQLVVLDTPGKHSAVANYVAEAYSNIFSYFIGGVRPGVVDGTRSQWSALTDPLTWLTGALVSINGPDTFWASENPSNSMGTEGCMELNSGTWNDLSCNHTRAFICERHVT
- the LOC112575642 gene encoding uncharacterized protein LOC112575642, with protein sequence MSSRTCLLVAVTLATWLVETCDGDVRWTRDRKFDGLVKVNGYPHSELGGEGMNVRYCASTCTSSSRCASFFYLTANRTCIMNDLIFPSTSGGTVLPGARYFKAVTATCPVGDGYVWVARLRMCFKFYPTLTNFSTVFETCTNNGDRPVVLDTGDKNYAVSTYVAYTYGATFYVGAVREGAVNGSRTLWTSDYLLYWLNGKLVATDGPDSGWGLGHPSNSFGKEGCMVQLRNQWNDVSCDTNCSFVCEKVIP